The window CGAAGCGCAGTTCGCCGCTGGTAGTGATCGCTGGCGCCACATCCAGCGCGGCGGCGATCTCGCGGGCCATGCGGTTCACCCCGCCCAGGCCGCCGAGCAACGGCACCACGGCGCTGCCGTCTTCGGCGACGGCCAGCACGGGAGGCTCCGCGCCCTTTTCGACGAGCAATGGAGCGAGGGTGCGGATGACGATGCCGGCAGCGCACAAGGCGATGATCGGGGTGTCCTCGCGGTACAGCTGGCGCAGGGTATCGCCGAAGTTTGCGTAGGACTCGTCGGCGCCTTCGACGCGGTCCTTCAGGCCCAGCACGCGCGCCTGCGGATAAACCCCCTGGAGGCGTCGCGCGGTGGCCAGCGCACCCTGGCCGAGAATGACGATGGCGGCGCGCATCAGCCGTTCCACCGCTGGCCGGGGATGACGATCATCGAGAAGTAGGGCGAGGCCATCGGGTCCACGTCGTCCAGCGCCACAATGCGCTGCTCGCGCATGGTGGCCCGCTCGACGTAATGGGCGCCGCCGTCGCGGCCCAGTTCGCGCAGCACGCGGCGGACCTTGTCGAAGTTGCGCCCGAGCTTCATTACCACTGCCGCATCGGCGTCAGCCAGGCGGCGCTTGAGCTCGTCTTCGGGCAGCACGCCGGACAGCACCGAAAGGCTCTGGTTGCGGTACACCAGCGGCACGCCGAGCACCGCCGCGCTGCCGAGCATGGAGCAGACGCCGGGTACGACTTCGGTGTCATACCGCTCCGAAAGACGGTCGTGCAGGTACATGTAGGAGCCGTAGAAGAACGGATCGCCCTCGCAGATCACCGCCACGTCGCGGCCGGTGTCCAGGTGCGCCGCTACTTGTGCCGCGGCAGTGTCGTAGAAGTCGCTGATCACCCCTTCGTAGGTCAGCGGAGGTTCCAGCTTCTCGGTGGTCACCGGGTAGACCAGCGGCAGGCGTTGCTGCGTTTCCAGCAGGTGCTCCTCGATGATGGCGAAGGCGTTGCCGCCCTGGCCGGCATGGTGCTTGGCCTTGGCCACGAAGTAGCCGATCACCGGGGAGGCGCGCAGCAGGCGCAGGGCCTTGAGGGTCAGCAGTTCCGGGTCGCCCGGGCCGACGCCCAGGCCGATGAGACGGCCAGCCATCATTCCACCTCCGTGGCCAGGGCGTTCACCGCGGCGGCCGCCATCGCGCTGCCGCCGCGGCGACCGCGGACGATCACGTAGGGCACGCCACGGCTATCGGCGGCGAGGGCGTCCTTGGACTCCATGGCGCCGACGAAACCCACCGGGAAGCCGAGGATCAGCGCGGGTTTCGGCGCGCCTGCATCGAGCATTTCCAGCAGGTAGAAGAGGGCGGTCGGCGCGTTGCCGATTACCACCACGCTGCCTTCCAGGTGCTCGCGCCAGTGCTCCAGCGCCACCGCCGAGCGGGTGTTGCCCAGCTCGCGGGCGAGCGCCGGAACGTCCGGATCGTTGAGCGTGCAGATCACCTCGTTGTGGGCCGGCAGGCGCGCGCGGGTGATGCCCTCGGCGACCATCCGCGCATCGCAGAGGATTGGCGCGCCGTTGGCCAGGGCTGCACGGCCGATGGCACCGGCACCTTCGGAGAAGCGCAGGTCCTGCACCACATCGACCATGCCGCAGGCGTGGATCACCCGGACGGCGAGCTTTTCCAGATCGGCGGGAATGCCGGACAGGTCGGCTTCGGCGCGGATGGTGGCGAAGGATTGGCGATAGATCGCCTGGCCGTCGCGGATGTAATCAAGCATCGGTGGGGACTCCGGGCGCGGCGAGCAGGTCGCCGGCGGCATCGAGGGAAAGGTTGCGCGCCAGCGGCTGGCCGAAGCCGGCCACGCCATCGGCGCGACGGAACAGGTCATAGCGGCCGTCGGCGACGGCCAGCAGGGTGTAGGGCGCGACGTGGGCGGCGGCGCAGGAACGTGGGCAACCGCACAGGTGCACGCCGGCCGGAGGCGCGTGGCGCAAACGCTCGGCCAGGCGCAGGGCATCGGCCTTGGTGTCGGCCAGTCCGCGCGCGCAGCCGCTGGAACCGCTGCAGGCGACGATGCGCGACAGCGGCTGTGCGGCTTCGGTCAGCAGCCGGAGGTTCGCCAGCGCAGCGAGCACGACGGCAGCGTCGGACTGGGCCACATCGGGGAGGATCAGACTTTGCCAGGGCGTCAGACGCAGTTGTCCGCCACTGAAGCGCTCGGCGAGATCGGCCAGGCCGAGCAGCAGGGTGCTGTCGAGCCGTCCGAGGACGAATCCTGCGCCGACCATGGCGCGGTCCGGCTGGCGCTGCGGATGAATCCCGAGGTGCGCAAAGGCTGTCGGCGCAGGACGACGCCAGTTATCCACAACCGGGCCGAGTTGCAGGGCGAAGGGCAGGCGTTGCTGCAGGTGCTCCAGCAGCGTCTTGTCGCCGAGCGTTTCGCGCAGATGGCGCATGCGCGTCTGGCCATCGCCGGCGAGATCGAGGAACAGGTGCAACAGGGTTTCCACCAGCAGTGGCACCTGCTCGGCGGTGACAGCGGCGAGGGCGGGGCGATCCGTCTCGTTTCGTGGTGGGCAACCGGCCAGGCCGAAGGCGAACAGCGGCGCCGCAGCGTCGGAAATCGCCGACAGCCAGATATCGTTGGGATGCTCCAGCATTGCCAGCGCTTCGCCGCCGTCCAGCTGGATGCCGAACTTGGGTGACAGGCTGTGGAAGCGCGGGGTGTCTTCCAGCAGATCGAGCAACTGGTGAGCCAGTCGCCTGGCGTCGAATGCCATGTCCAAGCCGAGGGCCGGGCTGACCAGCAGGTTGCGCACGTCGTCGGCCGCCAGCTCGCGCGGGCCGAGGCCAGCGGCCAGCAGCTCGCGGCTCAGCGTGTTCTCGATACCGGCGTGTATGCCACGGATCTGCAGGTTGGCGCGGTTGGTCGCTTCCAGCACGCCGTCGGCATGGCGCTTGGCTGCCTGGGCGATGGCGCGCGCGGCGCGGGCATCGAGTTGTCCACAGGGCAGCTTGATGCGGCAGATGCCGCCATCGCGGGAGGGCACGATGCGCAGCAGGCCGGGGCAGGCTGACGGACGGACGGGCAGAACGGAGGATTCGTGCACTGAGGTCACCAGGGCTGGGTCGCGGTGACCTGCGAATCCCCCACGGGGGACTTCACGACACCGATACACCCCGCTCGATGTCCGCACGCGCGACTGGTCTCGTCGGCAGGTCTCCTGGCTGACAGGTCGTCATCCTGCGCGGCCTTCCCGGTTACCCAGTGGCCTGATCGACTGCATGAAAAAGATCATCATGCGGTCGGATTGCGCGGACTCGCTGCTTACAGTTGCGGGGGCAGCCACGGTTCAACCGTGTTCCCTCTTCGGCTCTCGGATGCATCGCCTTCAAACAGCGAAGCGTCCTACGAGCACCGACGATGCGGGTATTATGCCTGCTTTGCCCGAGGGCGGGACAAGCCTGCCCGTCGGATCGATCGCCGCACCCCTTCAGAGGAATTCCCATGACGCCTTGGCTGACCATCGTCGGCATCGGCGAGGACGGTTACGCCGGCCTCGGCAAGGCCGCGCGCCGTGCGCTGCTCGGCGCCAGCGAGGTGATCGGCGCGCCGCGCCAGCTGGAGCTGCTGCCGCACTGCCTGCGGGCCAATCGCCAGGCCTGGCCGAGCCCGTTCAGCCTGGAGCCGGTGCTGCGCCGGCGTGGCCAGCCGACCTGCGTGCTGGCCAGCGGCGACCCGATGTGGTTCGGGGTTGGCGCGAGTCTCGCCCGTCAGATTCCGGCTGAGGAGGTGCTTGTGCTTTCCGCGCCGTCCTCCGCTTCGCTGGCCGCCGCGCGGCTGGGCTGGGCGCTACAGGAGTGCACCTTGCTGTCCCTGGTGGCTCGCCCCTTGGCGGCGCTCAATGCGCAGATTCATGATGGTGCGAAGCTGCTGATCCTCAGTAACGACGGCAACAGCCCGGCCGCCATTGCCGCGCTGCTGCGCGAACGCGGTTTCGGCCCGAGCCGGATCAGTGTGCTGGAACACCTGGGTGGCGAATCCGAGCGGCGTATCGATGGCCTGGCCAGCGATTGGTCGCTGAACAGCAGCGCCGCCCTGAACCTGGTGGCGGTGGAATGCGTGGCTGGCGCCGATGCCGTTCGCCTGCCGCTGACCACCGGCCTGCCGGATGACGCCTTCCGCCACGACGGCCAACTGACCAAGCGCGACGTGCGCGCCGTGACCCTGGCGCGCCTGGCGCCCAGGCCGGGCGAGCTGCTCTGGGACGTCGGCGCCGGCTGCGGCTCCATCGGTATCGAATGGATGCGCGCCCATCCGAGTTGCCGCGCCCTGGCCATCGAGGCGAACGATGGGCGCCAGGAGCACATCCGCTTCAACCGCGACGCCCTCGGCGTGCCGGCGTTGCAGCTGGTCTGCGGCGCGGCGCCGGAGGCGCTGCAAGGGCTGGAACGCCCCGACGCGATCTTCATCGGCGGCGGCGTGACCGTGCCGGGCGTCCTCGAACATTGCTGGGAGCAGCTCAAGCCGGGCGGCCGTCTGGTCGCCAACGCCGTCACCCTGCAAAGCGAGGCGCTGTTGGTGAGCTGGCGCGAGCGCATCGGTGGCGAACTGACTCGTCTTGCCGTGGCCCAGGCCCTTCCGCTGGGTGGTTTCGATACCTGGCGCGCGGCGTTGCCGATTACCCTGTTGGAAGTCTGGAAACCGCTGGCCGACTGAACCATGCGTGACGAAACCCCCGAGGAACCCCGCCCACTACGCAGCGGCTACACCACCGGCAGCTGCGCCACCGCCACCAGCCTTGCTGCGGCGCGCCTACTGCTGACCGGCGAAGCCAGCGACGCGGCGCAGATCGCCTTGCCCAAGGAACGTCTCGCCACCCTGCGCCTGGAGTTCTGCCGGCTGACTGCCGAGGGGGCGGAGGCGGGCACCCTGAAGGATGCTGGCGACGACCCGGACGTCACCCACGGCGCGCTGGTCTTCGCCCGCGTTGCGTTGAGCGCCGAAGCGGGTGTGCGCTTCCATGCCGGCGACGGTGTCGGTACGGTCACCAAACCCGGCCTGGTGCTGGCGGTGGGCGAACCGGCGATCAACCCGGTGCCGCGCCAGATGATGCACGACAACCTCGCCGCCCTGGCCGCCGAATGTGGCTACACGGGCGGCTTCGAAGTCACCCTCGGCGTCGAGGGCGGCGCCGAGCTGGCGCTGAAAACCATGAACCCGCGTCTGGGCATTCTCGGCGGGCTGTCCATTCTCGGTACCACCGGGATCGTCCGGCCGTTCTCCTGTTCGGCCTACATCGCCTCGATCCAGCAGGGCATCGACGTCGCCCGCGCCAACGGCTTCCGCCATCTCGCCGCCTGTACCGGCAACGCCAGCGAGGACGCCATGCGCCGCCGCTACGGTTTCGACGACACCGCGCTGATCGAGATGGGCGACTTCGCCGGCGCCGCCCTCAAGCACCTGCGCAAGGCGCCGGTGGAGCGCTTCAGCGTCTGCGGCGGCTTCGGCAAGATCAGCAAGCTCGCCGCCGGCCACATGGACCTGCACAGCCGACACTCCAGTATCGACCTGCCGCAGCTGGCGGAGTGGGCGGCGGAGATTGGCGCGTCGGCGGACCTGCAACAGCGCATGCGCGAGGCCAACACCAGCCAGCAGGCGCTGGCGCTGTGCCGCGAAGAAGGAATTGCCCTGGGGGACGCCGTTTGCGCCCGCGCACTGGCGTTCGCACGGCGTATCGTGCCGGCCGAAGTACGGCTGGAAGTCTTCGCCATCGACCGCCAGGGCAACCTGGTCGGCGAGTCCCTGGAGGCTCGATGAAGCGTGTCCTGCTGCTGGGTGGCATCGGCGAGGCGCTGGCCGTTGCGCGTCGGCTGGGACCGCGACACCTGTACAGCCTCGCCGGGCTGGGCAAGGTACCGGACGACCTGGCCTGTGAAGTGCGCGTCGGCGGCTACGGCGGCGCGGAAGGATTGGCTGCGTTCATCCGTGAACAGGGCTTCGACCTGCTGCTCGACGCGACCCATCCCTATGCCGCGCAAATCAGCGCCAACGCCGCCCGCGCCGCACAACTGGCCGACGTGCCCTGCTGGGCGTTGCGCCGTCCCGGTTGGCAAGCCGGTGCCGGAGATGACTGGCGCGAGGTGGCCGGCTGGCCGGCGCTGATTGCCGCGCTGGAGCGCTTCCGCCGGCCGCTGTTGACGATGGGCCGCGAGCCCCTTGAGCACCTCGACGAGATTCCCGTGCACCAGCACTGGACCGTACGTTGCCTGCAAAGCCTGCCGGGCAACGGGCGCGCCGAGGTGCTGGGTGCGCGCGGTCCCTTTACCCTCGACGGCGAGCGCGAACTTTTCGAGCGTCTGGGCACCGACGTGCTGGTCAGCAAGAACAGCGGCAGCCAGGCCACCGAGCCGAAGCTGCAGGTCGCCCGCGAGCGGGGAGTGCCGGTGCTGATCCTGGCGCGGCCGCCGTTGCCGGAGGTGGATCGGACATTCGAGAGCGTCGATGCGCTGTGGGCTGCGCTGGAGCCGTTCACCTAGCGCCGGGTTTCGCCGGCATTACGTCGCGCTCTATGCTGTCTGCCATTTTCACAGGGAGTGACGATCATGCTGCGAATCCTCGGACGCGCCTCTTCGATCAACGTGCGCAAGGTGCTCTGGACCTGCGCCGAGCTGGATCTGCCCTACGAGCGGGAAGACTGGGGCACGGGCTTTCGCTCCACCGCCTCGGCGGAATTCCTTGCGCTCAATCCCAACGCCATGGTGCCGGTGATCGTCGACGGCGACTTCGTGCTCTGGGAGTCCAATGCCATCTGCACCTACCTGGCCGGCCAGTACCCACGCAACGACCTGCTGCCGACCTCGCCGCGCGAGCGGGCGCGGGTGGAGCAATGGATGGGTTGGCAGGCCACCGAGCTGAACAACGCCTGGCGCTATGTATTCATGGCCAAGGTGCGCAACAGCCCGAGCCACACCGACGAATCCGCCGTCGCCCTGAGCGAGGCGCAGTGGAACCACTGCATGTCGATCCTCGACCAGCAGTTGCAGAACACCGGTGCTTTCGTGGCCGGTGAGCGCTTCACGCTTGCCGACATCGTGCTCGGTTTGTCGGTGAACCGTTGGTACCTGACACCCATGCAGCGTCCTGACCTGCCTGCCGTGGCCGCGTACTACGAGCGGCTCAGCGAGCGACCGGGGTTTCTTCTGTATGGGCGGAATGGGGAGCCTTGAGGGCTGGAGAGAGGCGGCTCCCAGCGCTAGCCCGCTGAAGCTTCGTCGATGCGCCGATACTCCGCCCCCAGCTCGTCCGCCAGCTTCCGCGCGCGTCCCAGCCGCACCGCGCCACCTTCGATATCCACCAACAGACTCGGGCAGGGCAGGGGCTGCAACGCCGGCCAATCCCGCAAGCGGCCATCGGTGAGCACCAGCAGCCGCTGATGCTCGCCCGGCTTCTGCCGCTGGCGCTTTTCCAGCCAGTCGCGGGCCTGCTGCAGTGCTTCGATCAACGGAGTGCCGCCGCCGGCACCGAGCTGTTCCAGCCAGGTCTGCAATTGCGCCGAAGCTTTCTGACCTTGCCACAGCCAGCGCGGCTGAGCGCCCGTGGCGTGGAGTACGGCGAGGCGGGCGCGTTGGCGGTAGGCTTGTTCGAAGGTCTCGGCGAGCAAGCCTTTGGCCTGTGCCAATGCGCCGTGGCGGCGGGTGCTGGCGGAGGCGTCGACTATCACCAGCCAGAGTTCGGCGGGCTTGCGGCTGCGGGCGCGCAGCACCAGGTCGGCGCGATGTTGCGGGCGGCCGTTACGCAGAGTGGCGGGCCAGTCGATGCGGCCGAGCGCGCCCTGTTGGCGGGCGCCGCTGCGGCCGCCGGCGAGCTGGCCGGGTCGGGGGTTGGCATCCGCGCCTGGGGCCGGGCGCGGGCGGATGCTCAGGGCTTTTTTGGCCAGCCCGTCAGTTGCCGGCGTTCGCCCATGGCGACGCTCTGGGCAGGCATTTCGCCCCACTGGCCTTCGCCGTTGGAGGCGCTGGACGGCGCCTGGGCCTGACTGGAAGAGGACTGCGGCGGCGTAGTCGATTGCGGCGGTGCATGGCGACGGCGATGGGCGAGGGCGAAGTGCTCGACCGCGTCGATGTCCTGCGCCTCGATGGCGTTGGCACCGCGCCAGGCGGCATGGGCACGGGCGGCGCGCAGCCAGACCAGGTCGGCACGCAGGCCGTCGACGCCGGCGGCGTGGCAGCGCTCGGCGATCTCGTTCAGCGCAGCGTCATCCAGGGCAATCGCGGCAAGGCGTTGGCGTGCCTCGACGCAGCGCTGTTGCAGTGCCTGCTGGGCTTCCTGCCATTGATCGAGAAAGGCCTGCGAATCGCCATCGAAGGCCAGGCGGCGCCGGACGATCTCGGCGCGCTCGCTCGGCGCCGGCGTGCCTTGCAGTTGCACCTTGAGGCCGAAGCGATCCAGCAGTTGCGGGCGCAGTTCGCCTTCCTCGGGGTTCATGGTGCCGATCAGCACGAAGCGCGCCGGGTGGCTGTGGGACAGGCCGTCGCGCTCGATCAGGTTGATGCCGCTGGCGGCCACGTCGAGCAGCAGGTCGACGAGGTGGTCGGGCAGCAGGTTCACCTCATCCACATAGAGCACGCCGCCGTGGGCGTGGGCCAGCACGCCGGGGGAGAACTGTGCGCGGCCTTCACCCAGCGCCGCATCCAGGTCGAGGGTGCCGACGATGCGCTCCTCGCTGGCGCCCAGCGGCAGGGTGACGAAGCGCCCGCCGTCCAGCAGGTCGGCCACGCCACGCGCCAGGGTGGACTTGGCCATGCCGCGGGGCCCTTCGATCAGCACGCCGCCGATGGCCGGATCGATGGCTGCCAGGCACAGGGCCAGCTTCAACTCATCGGCGCCGACGACGGCAGCCAGTGGGAAATGGGGAAGGGCGGTCATGGGGATTTCCTGCGGATTTCGTCCGTGCATGGTAGCGAACCGGGCGTACGACGCGCGACTCATGTCCATCGCCTTCATAGAGACAAGTCATTGATCGGCGCGCCGCGATGCAGTAAGTTGAGCCCCATTCCACGGAGAACATCATGCCGTCCAGCCTGTCCATCCAGTCCCTCGCCCGCCTCGGTGCCATTGGCTCCGCGGTCGTTCGCGCGCAGGTTCTGGCCGCGGCTGCCGGCTATTTCTTCTATGGGTATTGGTTTAGCCAAAGGCGCGCCTGATACCCCACAGGCGCCCTAGCAAGCAGGGTCGCCAACCAGACAGATTCACGAAACCCCGGTCGGCAACCCGACCGGGGTTTTTGTTTTTCCGGCCCACAAGGCCAACGAATTGAACCGAGCCAAAACGCTCAGACAGAGGATCGACACATGAACACCACTTATTACCGCTATTACCGCAACTCCGACTGGCGATTTAGCAGCGCGCTGCGTGCCACCCAACGAGCCTTGCCACGAACACTTAGATAGAGCGCCGAGCGCGGAAAGAACACCGCGCCGGCCAAGGATGCCAGTCAGATGAACGCTTCCACCTCCACCCTGATCCGCCACGATATCCAGCAGTCCGCCGAAGTCCTGGACCTGCCCTTGCCCTCCGCTCGCCGCCGCGAACAACCGCTGCCGAGCCCCGTCGAACTGCGCCAGCGCCTGCCGCTGTCCGCCGCCATGGCCCACCGCGTCCGCGAAGGCCGGGAGGCGATCCGCGCCGTACTCGACGGCCGCGACCCGCGCCTGCTCGTCGTCATCGGCCCCTGCTCGCTGCACGACCCCGTTTCCGCCCTCGAATACGCCGACCGCCTCGCCGAACTGGCGCCGCAGGTGAGCGACCAGCTGCTGCTGGTAATGCGCGCCTACGTCGAGAAACCACGCACCACCATCGGCTGGAAAGGCCTGGTCTACGACCCGCAGCTGGACGGCACGGGCGACATGGCCGGCGGCCTGGAACTGTCGCGCCGGCTGATGCTGGGCATGCTCGAACGTGGCCTGCCGATCGCCACCGAACTGCTGCAACCGCTGGTGGCTGGCTACTTCGACGACCTGCTGGGCTGGGCCGCCATCGGCGCGCGCACCAGCGAATCCCAGGTGCACCGCGAGATGGTCAGCGGCCTCGACCTGCCGGTGGGCTTCAAGAACGGCACAGACGGCAGCATCGGCATCGCCACCGATGCCATGCGCTCGGCCGCTCACCCGCACCAGCACTTCGGCATCGACGCGCTGGGCCGGCCTTCACTGGTGCAGACCCAGGGCAACCCGGACACCCATCTGGTGCTGCGCGGCGGCCACGCCGGGCCGAACTTCGATGCGCAGAGCGTGCAGCAGATTCGCCAGGGGCTGGAGAAGCTCGGCATCGAGCCGAGCATCATGGTGGATTGCAGCCACGCCAACAGCGGCAAGGACCCGCTGCGCCAGCCGGCGGTGCTGGACAGCGTGCTCGACCAGCGCCTGGCCGGCGATGCATCGCTGCGCGGCGTGATGCTGGAGAGTCATCTGTTCGACGGCTGCCAGCCGCTGTCCGGTGAGTTGCGCTACGGTGTCTCGATCACCGACGGCTGCCTGGGCTGGAGCGGCACCGAGGCGCTGTTGTTGAGCGCGGCCGAGCGTCTGCGTCGCGGCTGATACC of the Pseudomonas sp. PSE14 genome contains:
- a CDS encoding precorrin-2 C(20)-methyltransferase, with protein sequence MMAGRLIGLGVGPGDPELLTLKALRLLRASPVIGYFVAKAKHHAGQGGNAFAIIEEHLLETQQRLPLVYPVTTEKLEPPLTYEGVISDFYDTAAAQVAAHLDTGRDVAVICEGDPFFYGSYMYLHDRLSERYDTEVVPGVCSMLGSAAVLGVPLVYRNQSLSVLSGVLPEDELKRRLADADAAVVMKLGRNFDKVRRVLRELGRDGGAHYVERATMREQRIVALDDVDPMASPYFSMIVIPGQRWNG
- a CDS encoding precorrin-8X methylmutase; translated protein: MLDYIRDGQAIYRQSFATIRAEADLSGIPADLEKLAVRVIHACGMVDVVQDLRFSEGAGAIGRAALANGAPILCDARMVAEGITRARLPAHNEVICTLNDPDVPALARELGNTRSAVALEHWREHLEGSVVVIGNAPTALFYLLEMLDAGAPKPALILGFPVGFVGAMESKDALAADSRGVPYVIVRGRRGGSAMAAAAVNALATEVE
- the cobG gene encoding precorrin-3B synthase; this translates as MHESSVLPVRPSACPGLLRIVPSRDGGICRIKLPCGQLDARAARAIAQAAKRHADGVLEATNRANLQIRGIHAGIENTLSRELLAAGLGPRELAADDVRNLLVSPALGLDMAFDARRLAHQLLDLLEDTPRFHSLSPKFGIQLDGGEALAMLEHPNDIWLSAISDAAAPLFAFGLAGCPPRNETDRPALAAVTAEQVPLLVETLLHLFLDLAGDGQTRMRHLRETLGDKTLLEHLQQRLPFALQLGPVVDNWRRPAPTAFAHLGIHPQRQPDRAMVGAGFVLGRLDSTLLLGLADLAERFSGGQLRLTPWQSLILPDVAQSDAAVVLAALANLRLLTEAAQPLSRIVACSGSSGCARGLADTKADALRLAERLRHAPPAGVHLCGCPRSCAAAHVAPYTLLAVADGRYDLFRRADGVAGFGQPLARNLSLDAAGDLLAAPGVPTDA
- the cbiE gene encoding precorrin-6y C5,15-methyltransferase (decarboxylating) subunit CbiE, whose translation is MTPWLTIVGIGEDGYAGLGKAARRALLGASEVIGAPRQLELLPHCLRANRQAWPSPFSLEPVLRRRGQPTCVLASGDPMWFGVGASLARQIPAEEVLVLSAPSSASLAAARLGWALQECTLLSLVARPLAALNAQIHDGAKLLILSNDGNSPAAIAALLRERGFGPSRISVLEHLGGESERRIDGLASDWSLNSSAALNLVAVECVAGADAVRLPLTTGLPDDAFRHDGQLTKRDVRAVTLARLAPRPGELLWDVGAGCGSIGIEWMRAHPSCRALAIEANDGRQEHIRFNRDALGVPALQLVCGAAPEALQGLERPDAIFIGGGVTVPGVLEHCWEQLKPGGRLVANAVTLQSEALLVSWRERIGGELTRLAVAQALPLGGFDTWRAALPITLLEVWKPLAD
- a CDS encoding cobalt-precorrin-5B (C(1))-methyltransferase, producing the protein MRDETPEEPRPLRSGYTTGSCATATSLAAARLLLTGEASDAAQIALPKERLATLRLEFCRLTAEGAEAGTLKDAGDDPDVTHGALVFARVALSAEAGVRFHAGDGVGTVTKPGLVLAVGEPAINPVPRQMMHDNLAALAAECGYTGGFEVTLGVEGGAELALKTMNPRLGILGGLSILGTTGIVRPFSCSAYIASIQQGIDVARANGFRHLAACTGNASEDAMRRRYGFDDTALIEMGDFAGAALKHLRKAPVERFSVCGGFGKISKLAAGHMDLHSRHSSIDLPQLAEWAAEIGASADLQQRMREANTSQQALALCREEGIALGDAVCARALAFARRIVPAEVRLEVFAIDRQGNLVGESLEAR
- a CDS encoding cobalt-precorrin-6A reductase, giving the protein MKRVLLLGGIGEALAVARRLGPRHLYSLAGLGKVPDDLACEVRVGGYGGAEGLAAFIREQGFDLLLDATHPYAAQISANAARAAQLADVPCWALRRPGWQAGAGDDWREVAGWPALIAALERFRRPLLTMGREPLEHLDEIPVHQHWTVRCLQSLPGNGRAEVLGARGPFTLDGERELFERLGTDVLVSKNSGSQATEPKLQVARERGVPVLILARPPLPEVDRTFESVDALWAALEPFT
- a CDS encoding glutathione S-transferase, producing MLRILGRASSINVRKVLWTCAELDLPYEREDWGTGFRSTASAEFLALNPNAMVPVIVDGDFVLWESNAICTYLAGQYPRNDLLPTSPRERARVEQWMGWQATELNNAWRYVFMAKVRNSPSHTDESAVALSEAQWNHCMSILDQQLQNTGAFVAGERFTLADIVLGLSVNRWYLTPMQRPDLPAVAAYYERLSERPGFLLYGRNGEP
- a CDS encoding VWA domain-containing protein, giving the protein MAKKALSIRPRPAPGADANPRPGQLAGGRSGARQQGALGRIDWPATLRNGRPQHRADLVLRARSRKPAELWLVIVDASASTRRHGALAQAKGLLAETFEQAYRQRARLAVLHATGAQPRWLWQGQKASAQLQTWLEQLGAGGGTPLIEALQQARDWLEKRQRQKPGEHQRLLVLTDGRLRDWPALQPLPCPSLLVDIEGGAVRLGRARKLADELGAEYRRIDEASAG
- a CDS encoding AAA family ATPase, which produces MTALPHFPLAAVVGADELKLALCLAAIDPAIGGVLIEGPRGMAKSTLARGVADLLDGGRFVTLPLGASEERIVGTLDLDAALGEGRAQFSPGVLAHAHGGVLYVDEVNLLPDHLVDLLLDVAASGINLIERDGLSHSHPARFVLIGTMNPEEGELRPQLLDRFGLKVQLQGTPAPSERAEIVRRRLAFDGDSQAFLDQWQEAQQALQQRCVEARQRLAAIALDDAALNEIAERCHAAGVDGLRADLVWLRAARAHAAWRGANAIEAQDIDAVEHFALAHRRRHAPPQSTTPPQSSSSQAQAPSSASNGEGQWGEMPAQSVAMGERRQLTGWPKKP
- a CDS encoding 3-deoxy-7-phosphoheptulonate synthase, with product MNASTSTLIRHDIQQSAEVLDLPLPSARRREQPLPSPVELRQRLPLSAAMAHRVREGREAIRAVLDGRDPRLLVVIGPCSLHDPVSALEYADRLAELAPQVSDQLLLVMRAYVEKPRTTIGWKGLVYDPQLDGTGDMAGGLELSRRLMLGMLERGLPIATELLQPLVAGYFDDLLGWAAIGARTSESQVHREMVSGLDLPVGFKNGTDGSIGIATDAMRSAAHPHQHFGIDALGRPSLVQTQGNPDTHLVLRGGHAGPNFDAQSVQQIRQGLEKLGIEPSIMVDCSHANSGKDPLRQPAVLDSVLDQRLAGDASLRGVMLESHLFDGCQPLSGELRYGVSITDGCLGWSGTEALLLSAAERLRRG